CGGCCCGCGGCACCGTTCCCCCCGTCCGGGAAGGCGGCGGAGCAGGAGAGAGGCCCCGTCCCCTCCCTGCCGCCTCCGTCTCCCGGCGGGCGGGGTGCCGCGGACCGGCTCCACCGTTTAGTCCGGGGCCGACCGCCCACCGAAGGCGCCACTGGCGCCGTCCGGCCGCCTCTGCTCCAAAGCGCGCGTTGCCGACGCGCCGGTCCCGAAGGGCTCTGCGGGACCGGACGTCGGGGCGCGCGTTGGAGGCCGCGCCGGACGGCGCCACGTGCACGGTGACTCCACGGCGTCGGCCCCAAACTCGGAACCCCCAAACTCAGCGCGGAGCGGCGGCCCGGCCCTGGTCGTCCTCCGCGTGCCGGCTGGTACCCAACTCTCCCCTCTCTTCCGGAGAGGGCACGGGGGGTTCAATGTCTCGCTTCGGCGGGGGCCCTCGGGTCCTCGGCGAGTCGAGCGCCAGTCGGTGGCTTTTCGCCTCGTcaaaccccccacccccctggTCTCTGAGCTTGTCCCGACCAAAAACTCAAACTGACAACTCTTAGCGGTGGATCACTCGGCTCGTGCGTCGATGAAGAACGCAGCTAGCTGCGAGAACTAATGTGATTTGCAGGACACATTGATCATCGACACTTCGAACGCACCTTGCGGCCCCGGGTTCCTCCCGGGGCTACGCCTGTCTGAGGGTCGCTTTGCCATCAATCGGAAGGGGGAGCCCCGCTGCTCCCCCTTCCGCGGCTGGGGCTGGTCGCAGGCCCGTCGGGGTGTCGGGGGGGGGGAGAGACGGACGGACCCAGGTCCGGCCTCCTCCGTCCCCCCGCTCCGTCCGTGGCCTTCGTCCCCCTAAGTGCAGACCGTTCGGGACGCCTGGCGCGACGCGGTCGGTTCCCGCCCCGGGACCGTGCCCGCCGCCGTCCGCcgtcctcctccctcctccttcctccccctCTTCCCTCCGGGGaagggggggtgggggggggcgCCGCCTCGGTCGAGGCCCCCGCGAAGTGCGGGCGCGGCTGCCGGTGGACTCGTTTAGGTCTCCGTGCTGTCCGCGTTTACGCGCGCGTCGGTGCTCTCGGTGTGCGAGGCGGTCCGCCCCTCACCCTCGTCGTGGGCGGGGAAGGTCGGCTGGGGCCCAAGGAGGACGGGCCGGTATGCGGCGGGTCGCGGACATCTCCGGCGCGGGGCCTCGCGGCGCGTCCGGGTACCCGATCCCCCACTCCGAGCTCGTCGTGAGCCTCCCTCTCCGGGGAGCCACGTTCTGGCGCGCCACGCGCGCGCCACTCTCGGCTACGACCTCAGATCAGACGAGACGACCCGCTGAATTTAAGCATATTACTAAGCGGAGGAAAAGAAACTAACAAGGATTCCCTCAGTAGCGGCGAGCGAAGAGGGAAGAGCCCAGCGCCGAATCCCCGTCCGACTGGCGGACGCGGGAAATGTGGCGTACGGAAGACCGCTTGCCCGGTGCGGCTCGGGGGCCTGAGTCCTCCTGATCGAGGCTCATCCCGTGGACGGTGTGAGGCCGGTAACGGCCCCCGTCGCGCCGGGGTCCGGTCTTCTCGGAGTCGGGTTGTTTGGGAATGCAGCCCAAAGCGGGTGGTAAACTCCATCTAAGGCTAAATACCGGCACGAGACCGATAGTCGACAAGTACCTTAAGGGAAAGTTGAAAAGAACTTTGAAGAGAGAGTTCAAGAGGGCGTGAAACCGTTAAGAGGTAAACGGGTGGGGTCCGCGCAGTCTGCCCGGGGGATTCAACCCGGCGGGTAAGGGACGCCGGCTCGGTGCGGGAGGATCCCCTCGCGGGACCTCTCCCCGGTGCCGGCTGGCCCCCGCCGGGCGCATTTCCTCCGCGGCGGTGCGCCGCGACCGGCTCCGGATCGGCCAGGAAGGGCCCGGGGGCGAAGGTGGCTCGCGGTTTCGGCCGCGAGCTTtacagcgcccctccgcccggACTTCGCCGCTCTCCGGGGCCGTGGAACTCAAGTGCTCACTGCGCCCTCTCTCCCCCCGCCCCTGCAAAGGGGAGGGGTGGAGGGACGGGGCCCCCTCGCCCCCGGCGCGGCTGTCGACCGGGGCGGACTGTCCTCAGTGCGCCCCGACCGCGCCGCGCCGCCAGGGCGGGGACCGGCCCACGTCAAAGGCGCAAGGGGTCTGCGGCGATGTCGGCTACCCACCCGACCCGTCTTGAAACACGGACCAAGGAGTCTAACACGCACGCGAGTCAGAGGGCGGTTACGAAACCCCGTGGCGCAATGAAAGTGAGGGCCGGCGCGCGCCGGCTGAGGTGGGATCCCGGGCCCCCTCCGAGGCCCGGGCGCACCACCGGCCCGTCTCGCCCGCAGCGTCGGGGAGGTGGAGCATGAGCGTGTGTGATAGGACCCGAAAGATGGTGAACTATGCCTGGGCAGGGCGAAGCCAGAGGAAACTCTGGTGGAGGCCCGTAGCGGTCCTGACGTGCAAATCGGTCGTCCGACCTGGGTATAGGGGCGAAAGACTAATCGAACCATCTAGTAGCTGGTTCCCTCCGAAGTTTCCCTCAGGATAGCTGGCGCTCAGCCTCGCACAAATGCAGCAGTTTTATCTGGTAAAGCGAATGATTAGAGGTCTTGGGGCCGAAACGATCTCAACCTATTCTCAAACTTTAAATGGGTAAGAAGCCCGGCTCGCTGGCTTGGAGCCGGGCGTGGAATGCGAGCTGCCCAGTGGGCCACTTTTGGTAAGCAGAACTGGCGCTGCGGGATGAACCGAACGCCGGGTTAAGGCGCCCGATGCCGACGCTCATCAGACCCCAGAAAAGGTGTTGGTTGATATAGACAGCAGGACGGTGGCCATGGAAGTCGGAATCCGCTAAGGAGTGTGTAACAACTCACCTGCCGAATCAACTAGCCCTGAAAATGGATGGCGCTGGAGCGTCGGGCCCATACCCGGCCGCCGCCGGCAACCAGAGCCGCGAGGGCTAGGCCGCGGTGAGTAGGAGGGCCGCCGCGGTGAGCACGGAAGCCTGGGGCGCGAGCCCGGGTGGAGCCGCCGCGGGTGCAGATCTTGGTGGTAGTAGCAAATATTCAAACGAGAGCTTTGAAGGCCGAAGTGGAGAAGGGTTCCATGTGAACAGCAGTTGAACATGGGTCAGTCGGTCCTAAGGGATGGGCGAACGCCGTTCGGAAGCGCGGGGCGATGGCCTCTGTCGCCCCCGGCCGATCGAAAGGGAGTCGGGTTCAGATCCCCGAACCTGGAGCGGCGGAGACAGGCGCCGCGAGGCGCCCAGTGCGGTAACGCAAACGAACCCGGAGAAGCTGGCGGGAGCCCCGGGGAGagttctcttttctttgtgaaGGGCAGGGCGCCCTGGAATGGGTTCGCCCCGAGAGAGGGGCCCGCGCCCTGGAAAGCGTCGCGGTTCCGGCGGCGTCCGGTGAGCTCTCGCTGGCCCTTGAAAATCCGGGGGAGAAGGTGTAAATCTCGCGCCAGGCCGTACCCATATCCGCAGCAGGTCTCCAAGGTGAACAGCCTCTGGCATGTTGGATGAAGGGAGTTAAGGGAAGTCGGCAAGTCAGATCTGTAACTTCGGGATAAAGATTGGCTCTAAGGGCTGGGTCGGTCGGGCTGGGGTGCGAAGCGGGGCTGGGCGCGTGCCGCGGCTGGGGGAGCAGCCGCCCCGTCGCCCTCCCCTCCCCCGCCGCCGGAAAGGGCGGCGCGCGGCCCGCCTCGCGGGGTCGGAGGGCTCGGGTCTCCGCCGCGGCGCCTCGCGGCGTCGCGCGCGCGCGGCTCGGGTCTTTCCCTCTCGCGGGGCGGTGCCCGCCGCCGCTCCGGAAGGCGGACCGGTGCGGGGGGGATGCGGTCGGCGGTTGGCGGCGGCGACTCTGGACGCGCGCCGGGCCCTTCCTGCGGATCTCCCCAGCTGCGGTGCCCGTCCGGGACACCCTCCGCCCTCCCCTCGCGGGCGGGCGGGGGGCCCCCCCCGGGCGGGTGTCCTCGGCTGGCGCCTAGCAGCTGACTTAGAACTGGTGCGGACCAGGGGAATCCGactgtttaattaaaacaaagcatcGCGAGGGCCCATGCTGGGTGTTGACGCGATGTGATTTCTGCCCAGTGCTCTGAATGTCAAAGTGAAGAAATTCAATGAAGCGCGGGTAAACGGCGGGAGTAACTATGACTCTCTTAAGGTAGCCAAATGCCTCGTCATCTAATTAGTGACGCGCATGAATGGATGAACGAGATTCCCACTGTCCCTAACTCCCATCCAGCGAAACCACAGCCAAGGGAACGGGCTTGGCAGAATCAGCGGGGAAAGAAGACCCTGTTGAGCTTGACTCTAGTCTGGCATTGTGAAGAGACATGAGAGGTGTAGGATAAGTGGGAGGCTCCGGCCGCCGGTGAAATACCACTACTCTTATCGTTTTTTCACTTACCCGGTGAGGCGGGAAGGCGAGCCTGTAGTGGGCTCTCGGTTCTGGCGTCAAGCGCCCCGCCGTCGCGCGGGGCGTGACCCGCTCCGGGGACAGTGGCAGGTGGGGAGTTTGACTGGGGCGGTACACCTGTCAAACGGTAACGCAGGTGTCCTAAGGCGAGCTCAGGGAGGACAGAAACCTCCCGTGGAGCAGAAGGGCAAAAGCTCGCTTGATCTTGATTTTCAGTATGAATACAGACCGTGAAAGCGGGGCCTCACGATCCTTCTGACTTTTTGGGTTTTAAGCAGGAGGTGTCAGAAAAGTTACCACAGGGATAACTGGCTTGTGGCGGCCAAGCGTTCATAGCGACGTCGCTTTTTGATCCTTCGATGTCGGCTCTTCCTATCATTGTGAAGCAGAATTCACCAAGCGTTGGATTGTTCACCCACTAATAGGGAACGTGAGCTGGGTTTAGACCGTCGTGAGACAGGTTAGTTTTACCCTACTGATGATGTGTTGTTGCAATAGTAATCCTGCTCAGTACGAGAGGAACCGCAGGTTCAGACATTTGGTGTATGTGCTTGGCTGAGGAGCCAATGGGGCGAAGCTACCATCTGTGGGATTATGACTGAACGCCTCTAAGTCAGAATCCCGCCTAGACGTAACGATACCGTAGCGCCGCATCGCTTCGGTCGGTCTCCGATACCCGACTCCGGTCGGCGAGGAGAGCCTTCCGCGACTGGGCCGGGGCGTGGCCGGACGATGGTCACCCCTCTCCGATCGCGCACAGCATGTTCGTGGAGAACGTGGTGCTAAATGACTTGCAGACGACCTGATTCTGGGTCAGGGTTTCGTACGTGGCAGAGCAGCTCCCTCGCTGCGATCCATTGAGAGTCAGCCCTCGATCCAACCTTTTGTCGGCCGACCTCCGGGGcctccctccccccccccccctcctctgcTGGAACTACGCCCTACCAGGGGCACGAGACGCGCTTCGGTTCGCAGACCAAGTCCCGGTCCTCCGCCTTGGTGGAGAGGGGGGCTGGTCGGCCCGCAGGGGACGGCCAGCCAGGGCTCCCCTGCCGCGGGGAGACCCGAGCCTCCCTCTGCCCCTGGAGCTGCTTCTCTTTGCCCTACCAGGGGCACGAGACGCGCTTCGCTTCACAGCCTAAGTCCCAGCCGGCCCCTCCGGTGCGGGGAGAGGGGGGCGGCTGGTCGGCCCGCAGGGGACGGCCAGCCCGGGGCTCCCCTTGTCACGGGGAGACCCCGGCCTCCCTCTCCCCACCTGGTGCTCTCTCTCCTTGCCTTACCAGGGGCACGAACCCCAGGGCCGTGCGTGCTGGTGGGTCTAGTCCGTGTAggggtgcttaagtgtgggATGCCGCGGTTCGAAGGGTGCGTAAGGTTGTCCGGTTGTCCAGCCTGGTTGTTTGTTCCGGAGCCGGATCAGTGAGAGAGGAGCCCGATTTGGGGTCCCTATTTGGGGCTTTGACACGAgctgaaagccctggaggtctccGGCTGGCCGGGCTTGCATTCAGGGCCGGAGTTCGGGGGTGGGTTTCCCGATTTGGGGGCCCCTATTTGGGGCTTTGACACGAgctgaaagccctggaggtctccGGCTGGCCGGGCTTGCATTCAGGGCCGGAGTTCGGGGTGGGTTTCCCGATTTGGGGGCCCCTATTTGGGGCTTTGACACGAgctgaaagccctggaggtctccGGCTGGCCGGGCTTGCATTCAGGGCCGGAGTTCGGGGTGGGTTTCCCGATTTGGGGGCCCCTATTTGGGGCTTTGACACGAgctgaaagccctggaggtctccGGCTGGCCGGGCTTGCATTCAGGGCCGGAGTTGGGGTTTCCCGATTTGCGGTCCCTATTTCCGGCTATGACATGAGCTGAAAGCCCTGGAGGCGTCCAGGGGGTCCAAAGCATTGCCCCCCACCCGTAAAAATAGGGCTTCACCGGCGCCATTTGGATAGATAGGATCTCAGGACCTTAGATAAAAAAATCCCACCGGAAGGATTTCAAGAGAGCCCTGGAGAAGAGcacttttttctaaaatgacaaagtgttttgatccaggGCGGTTGTAGGGGGCGTCTGGAGCTCAGACAAGGCCGATTTAGGCCCCCCTTTtcggctttttccagcattttaagccgTTTTCCCCGGAACGTCGGTCTGGTTCTCTGGATCTCCGAAGCAGTAACGCTGTGGGCTCCGGCCGCTCCTGTGAGTCTCCTCGGTCCTTCTGATGGGCCTGGCGGTTCTCCGGGTCGGTTCTGAGCCCAGCTCAGATTACCAGAGGTGCGGACCGATCCGCGGGCCCCGTTGGCCGGGATTGGaaccccacccacccaccccccACACAATGAAGAGACATGACACATTCTGGTGCATTATTCAAAGTTTATTGTGaactttctgcagcttcttctcCCATGCACTGGGCAAATCTGCGCCTCATCTCCGCCATCTGGCAGACATCCAGCTGCATCGCATAGAATCGGTCGGCCGTGCGGGTGTCGTGACACATTACCCGGGACAGCTGCGTCCGGACCTCACTGGAGTGGGTGTTCCTGCactgtgaggggagagagagagagagagagaggggggcaGAGAGTCAGAGGGcgggcaggcaggcaggcaggcaggcaggcaggcaggcaggcaggggTCGGATGGTGGTTATGCTGTTTGCTGTGGATAACTTACCATCGTTGCGACCGCGGTCCTGATGTCGGTAAGGGAGGGTCTGCCTGGCAGTAGCATGGCTGCCCATGCGTTCCTCGCGAACAGGGTGATGTTTTTCACTTGCCCGTGGTTGGTATTGAAAAATACCAGATCGCACCGAGGGCGTAGCAGAGCCCGGATCTCCATCCACCGCTGGATCCAGCCCAGTTCCTCGTGGGTCAGAAACACCTGAGCACAGCCAAACACCCGTGCAGTCTTATGGTTTTTTACCTGAAGACGGGGAGATAAATGTTAAATGGCTGGATGctggatgcagcagcagcagcagcagccgccaTGTTAGTGGGTGCAGACTTACATTGAGTACGACCCCCGGAGAGCGAGAGCTGGATCCCCTTGTTGCCTCCAGGACCTCTTCGGTGGTAAGGTTGGTCATGACGCCGGCCCGATGGCCGTAGAGAGAAGTAAGGTAAAGGACAATGAAACCGTACAACAGATGTCTCGCTCCCACGTCGTGCTTCTTTTGCGAGCAGCTCAGCAAGAGTCTGGGGATCCAGCTCTGAGATTGTTTGAGGCATCTGCAGAGAAGTTGGGGCGTTACGGATCGCTGGAGCTTCTCAGACTTGACCTTGATCTGCCGAAGCACCACCTGCGTTCCGATTTGGCACGTGGCCGACCTCAGAGCTCGCATCACCGACACGAGCTGCCGCTTTGACAGCCTGGAGCTTCTCGGAGGCGTCTCCATGAAGTATACGTGGAATTGGGTTGTGTTTACCAGGTAAACCTTAACGGTAGTCACGGCCTTCTGCTGACGGCTGAGTTCAGCGGGCCAGGCAAGTATGCGTCCGGCGTCATCCAAGAAGCGCCAGGAGCCCAGGGCGGTCTTATTACGGCTCATGTAGCTGAGGAATGCAACAATTCGACCCATctttgatttaacattttcaacatgCTTTCGCGAGCGTATAGCCCCGGTCAGATGCCGGTTATATTCCTGCAGGTAGCAACGGATGACTGGAGGAAATGTAATCAGCTTACTAACCGTGCTGGAGGACGGGGCCTGCGGTTCGTCCCTTATCTCCGGCAGTCCAGTCAGCTCCGCCTGCGGTTCGTCCCCGATCTCCGGCCCTCCGGCAATCTCCTCCTCCTCGACGACCACCGAGTCCGCGGCTGGCACGTCGGCACTGGTGCCAAGCCCGCCGGGAAGACATGGCTCCGGCTCTGGTGGCGGGGAGTCCGCCGAGGTCGAACGGGGAGGAGTGGGGCTCAGTCGGCCGGGAAGCCCTCGCCCCTGCACCACGTCCGAAGCCAGCGAGGGAGGGGAAAGAGTAGGGGGGGGAGGCGGGGAAGCGGAGGCGGCGGCGGCTTCTTCCCTGCCCCGTGAACCGTCCAGGTCCAAGCTGGTGGCTAACGGCGGGTCGGGACCCGAGGCCCGAAGTTCTCTCACCTGCCTAAGCGTTTTGCGCCACTGGAGCTTCCTCAAAAGCCGCCTCTTCTCCTTGGCACCCAGATCACGGTGAGCGTCTTGGAGGTGCTGCGCCACCCTGGACCCCCCGTAAGCGCATCCGCGGACGGGGCACTTCATTCCGCGGACACTCACTCGCCCTCTGGCAAACGCCAACAGGATCCTTCGCTCCTGGGCGTTCCTGACGCTATGAACGTCATCCAAGTGGCTCCGCAGGCGCCAAGATTTGCTCTGGCAAACAGGGCAACGATTTTTAAACTTAGAAGCCGTCATCACTCCGCGAGGGTCAGATAGCAACTGAGAAGCAGGGCACCTCCGCAGCCCAGCTATATATGCAGGCGTGcttcccccccgcccccccgaTCAAGCCTAATTGGCAACACCTGGTCCCAATTCAGGGCGTCCAATCAGGGAAGCTCCTGATGATCGGCTTCCAATCGAGCCTAATTGGCGACACCTGGCCTCGTTAGACCCCGAAATCGGGGCCGAATTTTCGGGCTGTCCCTCCGGGCCTGCCTTCAGGGCCTGCCTTCAGGGCCGGACCGGGGGGGACAGGCGTCCCGAGAGCCGCGCCGCTCCTCCCCGGACGGCGGGAGGCTCCCGTTACGATCCTAAGACGGGTTAGGGGCCGGCCCGCCCCGTCCGCGGGGGGGGGCCCGGCGGAACGAAAGtcgctcgctcgctcgctcgctcgGGGCTACGGCTCGGACGGGCACCCTCCCTCCCACCCCCTCCTTACAccgccttcccaggggcacggAGCCGAGAAATGTCTAAGTGTCGACGGGACTCGGTGCAAATTTCTCGACTCGAAGACCGgccgccttcccaggggcacggagccgagaaaatgtctaagtgtcgacgggacttagtgcaaatttctcgactcgaagaccggccgccttcccaggggcacggagccgagaaaatgtctaagtgtcgacgggacttagtgcaaatttctcgactcgaagaccggccgccttcccaggggcacggagccgagaaaatgtctaagtgtcgacgggacttagtgcaaatttctcgactcgaagaccggccgccttcccaggggcacgAACCTCAGGGCCTTGCGTGCTGGAGGGTCCAGTCCGAGTTAGGGGTGCTTAACAGTGGGATGCCGCGGTCCGGAGGGGGCGTGAGGTTCCAGGACTTCCAGGACTTCCAGGGCAGGGCACCTGCGCGggcggccgtatccgcagcacctcaccGTCCTCGGCCTCGAGGCTCCGGAGGAccccggtgattttcgacctccataaattttttcaaaaacgcatttccccgggggaagccgcatattgccggaaaggccagagtccggagagTAGCCTGGTGTGGTCGTTTGGCCTCTGAGACGTCCGTAGGCGGAATTAAAAATCGAAAACCATAATTGGTCAAACGGTAAAAAAGGCACTTTCCCGGGGGCCAGGGGGTTCAAGACCAGGATCAATAAGCCCAGCACAATGCCCTGATCACGCCTATGTGACTCCCATCATCCtgggataaagttgaattttcggaCTTCCAGAGGGGGTCACATGCAgcaggcggccgtatccgcagcacctcactgtcGTCGGCCTCGAGCTCCCGATgccccggtgattttcgacctccataaatttttttaaaaacgcatttccccggggaaagccgcatattgccggaaaggccagagtccggagagTAGCCTGGTGTGGTCGTTTGGCCTCTGGGACGTCCGTAGGCGGAATTAAAAATCGAAAACCATAATTGGTCAAAACGGTCAAAAAGGCACTTTCCCGGGGGCCAGGGGGTTCAAGACCAGGATCAATAAGCCCAGCACAATGCCCTGATCACGCCTATGTGACTCCCATCATCCtgggataaagttgaattttcggaCTTCCAGAGGGGGTCACATGCAgcaggcggccgtatccgcagcacctcactgtcGTCGGCCTCGAGCTGCCGATgccccggtgattttcgacctccataaatttttttaaaaacgcatttccccggggaaagccgcatattgccggaaaggccagagtccggagagTAGCCTGGTGTGGTCGTTTGGCCTCTGGGACGTCcgcaggaggaattaaaaatcgAAAACCCGAACTGCTCAAAGGGTTCGAAAAGGCACTTTCCCGGGGACCAGGGGGTTCCAAACCAGGATCAATAAGCTCA
This genomic stretch from Xiphophorus maculatus strain JP 163 A unplaced genomic scaffold, X_maculatus-5.0-male Unplaced_Scaffold_BN000209F, whole genome shotgun sequence harbors:
- the LOC111607978 gene encoding uncharacterized protein LOC111607978 codes for the protein MTASKFKNRCPVCQSKSWRLRSHLDDVHSVRNAQERRILLAFARGRVSVRGMKCPVRGCAYGGSRVAQHLQDAHRDLGAKEKRRLLRKLQWRKTLRQVRELRASGPDPPLATSLDLDGSRGREEAAAASASPPPPPTLSPPSLASDVVQGRGLPGRLSPTPPRSTSADSPPPEPEPCLPGGLGTSADVPAADSVVVEEEEIAGGPEIGDEPQAELTGLPEIRDEPQAPSSSTVSKLITFPPVIRCYLQEYNRHLTGAIRSRKHVENVKSKMGRIVAFLSYMSRNKTALGSWRFLDDAGRILAWPAELSRQQKAVTTVKVYLVNTTQFHVYFMETPPRSSRLSKRQLVSVMRALRSATCQIGTQVVLRQIKVKSEKLQRSVTPQLLCRCLKQSQSWIPRLLLSCSQKKHDVGARHLLYGFIVLYLTSLYGHRAGVMTNLTTEEVLEATRGSSSRSPGVVLNVKNHKTARVFGCAQVFLTHEELGWIQRWMEIRALLRPRCDLVFFNTNHGQVKNITLFARNAWAAMLLPGRPSLTDIRTAVATMCRNTHSSEVRTQLSRVMCHDTRTADRFYAMQLDVCQMAEMRRRFAQCMGEEAAESSQ